In a single window of the Nodularia spumigena CCY9414 genome:
- the sat gene encoding sulfate adenylyltransferase: protein MSQHPDAIAPHGGQLVNRIATPEQKAEFLSKADFLPRVQLDARAVSDLEMIAIGGFSPLTGFMNQSDYTRVVKEMRLANGLAWSIPITLSVTEEVAEPLPEGGLIRLDNANGEFIGVLQLTQKYIYDKTQEAINVYRTDDAKHPGVQVVYNQGSVNLAGDIWLLQRDPHSQFPTYQIDPAASRQMFREKGWKTIVGFQTRNPIHRAHEYIQKCAMETVDGLFLHPLVGATKEDDIPADVRMRCYEILLEHHYPQDRVILAINPAAMRYAGPREAIFHALVRKNYGCTHFIVGRDHAGVGDYYGTYDAQYIFEEFEPGELGIVPMKFEHAFYCTRSKQMATTKTSPSKPEERVHLSGTKVREMLRRGELPPPEFSRPEVAAELARAMQKSVNS, encoded by the coding sequence TTGAGTCAACATCCAGATGCCATTGCACCCCACGGTGGACAATTGGTGAACCGTATCGCTACACCAGAACAAAAGGCAGAATTTCTCTCAAAAGCCGACTTTTTGCCACGAGTGCAACTTGATGCGCGGGCGGTTTCTGATTTAGAGATGATTGCTATCGGCGGTTTTAGTCCACTCACGGGTTTTATGAACCAGTCAGACTACACCCGCGTAGTCAAAGAAATGCGGCTTGCTAATGGACTGGCGTGGTCAATACCAATTACACTGTCAGTAACAGAAGAAGTAGCCGAACCACTCCCCGAAGGCGGCCTCATCCGTCTGGATAACGCCAACGGTGAATTTATCGGAGTTTTGCAACTGACGCAAAAGTATATCTACGATAAAACCCAAGAGGCGATTAATGTTTACCGCACTGATGACGCTAAACATCCAGGTGTGCAAGTAGTCTACAATCAGGGTTCTGTAAATCTTGCAGGTGACATTTGGCTATTACAACGCGATCCCCATTCCCAGTTTCCCACCTATCAAATCGATCCCGCAGCTTCACGACAGATGTTTAGGGAAAAGGGTTGGAAAACTATCGTTGGTTTTCAAACTCGTAACCCCATCCATCGCGCCCACGAATATATCCAAAAGTGTGCTATGGAAACCGTCGATGGTTTATTCTTGCATCCGTTGGTAGGAGCGACCAAAGAAGATGATATTCCGGCTGATGTGCGGATGCGCTGCTATGAAATTTTGCTCGAACATCACTATCCCCAAGACCGAGTGATTTTAGCAATTAATCCGGCTGCCATGCGTTATGCTGGCCCAAGAGAGGCTATCTTCCATGCTTTAGTCCGGAAAAACTACGGTTGTACTCACTTTATTGTGGGACGGGATCATGCTGGTGTGGGTGATTATTACGGTACTTATGATGCTCAATACATCTTTGAGGAGTTTGAGCCAGGTGAATTGGGTATTGTACCAATGAAGTTTGAACACGCTTTCTACTGCACACGCAGCAAACAAATGGCGACAACTAAAACTAGCCCCAGCAAGCCAGAAGAACGTGTTCACCTCTCAGGAACCAAAGTCAGAGAAATGCTGCGCCGGGGTGAATTACCACCACCAGAATTTTCCCGTCCTGAAGTAGCCGCAGAATTGGCGCGAGCTATGCAAAAATCAGTGAACAGTTAA